A stretch of Synechococcus sp. MIT S9220 DNA encodes these proteins:
- a CDS encoding 2-isopropylmalate synthase, with translation MAHDPGRVLIFDTTLRDGEQSPGASLNLEEKLAIAQQLARLGVDVIEAGFPFASPGDFAAVQRIAQQVGGEHGPVICGLSRASKGDIKACAEAVAPAPRRRIHTFIATSDIHLEHKLRKSRKEVLAIVPDMVAYAHSLVDDVEFSCEDAGRSDPEFLYEVIEAAIAAGATTINIPDTVGYTTPTEFGELIAGIDRHVPNMGEAVLSVHGHNDLGLAVANFLEAVKNGARQLECTINGIGERAGNAALEELVMALHVRRRYFNPFFGRDADSPTPLTAVRTEEITKTSRLVSNLTGMVVQPNKAIVGANAFAHESGIHQDGVLKNRLTYEIVDARTVGLSDNRISLGKLSGRSAVRARLEELGYDLSREDLDDAFARFKDLADRKREITDRDLEAIVSEQVQQPEARYQLKLVQVSCGSSLSPTATVTLADEDGKEQTMASIGTGPVDAVCQALNGLAGVPNELVEFSVKSVTEGIDAIGEVTIRLRRDGELYSGHSADTDVVVAAAQAFVNALNRLVAGSAQPALHPQRDTAPLDARPTL, from the coding sequence TGAACAATCACCGGGTGCCAGTCTCAACCTGGAGGAGAAACTGGCGATCGCGCAGCAGCTGGCCAGACTGGGCGTCGATGTGATTGAAGCGGGTTTTCCCTTTGCGAGCCCTGGGGACTTCGCAGCTGTCCAGCGCATTGCCCAGCAGGTCGGTGGAGAACACGGGCCAGTGATCTGCGGGCTGTCGCGGGCGTCGAAAGGCGACATCAAGGCCTGCGCGGAAGCGGTGGCTCCGGCACCACGGAGACGGATTCACACGTTCATCGCAACCAGCGATATTCACCTTGAGCACAAGCTGCGCAAAAGTCGTAAGGAGGTGCTGGCCATCGTCCCGGACATGGTGGCTTACGCCCATTCCCTGGTCGATGACGTTGAGTTCTCCTGCGAAGACGCAGGACGCAGTGACCCTGAATTTCTTTACGAAGTCATTGAGGCAGCGATCGCTGCCGGCGCCACCACCATCAATATTCCTGACACGGTCGGTTACACCACTCCAACTGAGTTCGGAGAGCTGATCGCGGGCATTGATCGTCATGTTCCCAACATGGGCGAGGCGGTGTTGTCCGTTCATGGACACAACGATCTTGGTCTTGCCGTCGCCAACTTTCTGGAGGCTGTCAAGAACGGTGCGCGACAGCTCGAATGCACGATCAATGGCATTGGTGAGCGAGCCGGTAATGCTGCTCTTGAGGAACTGGTCATGGCGTTGCATGTGCGCCGCCGTTATTTCAATCCCTTCTTTGGCCGAGATGCGGACTCACCGACTCCACTCACGGCGGTGCGCACTGAGGAGATCACCAAAACCTCACGTCTGGTTTCCAATCTCACCGGCATGGTGGTGCAGCCCAACAAGGCGATCGTGGGCGCGAACGCTTTTGCCCATGAATCGGGGATCCACCAGGACGGTGTTCTCAAGAACCGGCTGACTTACGAAATTGTCGACGCCCGCACGGTCGGGCTCAGTGATAACCGCATTTCCCTTGGCAAGCTCAGTGGTCGCAGTGCGGTTCGAGCGCGTCTGGAAGAGTTGGGCTACGACCTCAGCCGTGAGGATCTCGATGATGCCTTCGCTCGCTTCAAGGACCTTGCCGATCGCAAGCGCGAAATCACCGATCGTGACCTTGAAGCCATTGTCAGTGAGCAGGTTCAGCAGCCGGAGGCTCGCTATCAGCTGAAGCTGGTGCAGGTGAGTTGCGGCAGCAGCCTCAGCCCTACCGCCACGGTCACCTTGGCGGATGAGGATGGCAAGGAGCAGACCATGGCATCCATCGGCACTGGTCCAGTCGATGCCGTGTGCCAAGCACTCAACGGTCTGGCCGGTGTGCCCAACGAACTGGTGGAGTTCTCCGTGAAATCTGTGACTGAAGGCATTGATGCCATCGGTGAGGTGACCATCAGGCTGCGCCGCGATGGTGAGTTGTATTCAGGCCATTCCGCCGATACGGACGTGGTTGTGGCTGCGGCTCAGGCCTTCGTTAATGCTCTGAATCGTCTGGTTGCTGGGTCTGCACAACCGGCCTTGCATCCCCAGAGGGACACCGCTCCTCTGGATGCCCGCCCCACCCTCTGA
- a CDS encoding carbohydrate ABC transporter permease: MQSSVTRDPASKAGLRAGALLQLLMLILLALFVLVPLLWLVSTSLKGPAEDIFTSPPALLPSQPSLDAYGRLFRDNPLGRYLFNSTVVSLLAVVANLLFCSLAAYPLARMRFTGRGLVLGLVVATILIPFQVVMIPLYLLMVQLGLRNTLMALVIPQAATAFGLYLLRQSFLGVPAELEEAARMDGCGKLGEWWNVMIPAARADLITLAMFVFIGTWSDFLWPLVILDDPQLFTLPLGLQQLASSFSLDWRIVAAGSVVSILPVLLLFILLQRFILPSASGDAVKG; the protein is encoded by the coding sequence ATGCAGTCCTCCGTCACCCGAGACCCAGCTAGCAAAGCTGGGCTTCGTGCCGGGGCTTTGCTCCAGCTTCTGATGCTGATTCTGCTGGCACTGTTCGTGCTTGTGCCCCTTCTGTGGTTGGTCAGCACGTCACTGAAGGGTCCTGCGGAGGATATTTTCACCAGCCCCCCTGCCCTGCTGCCCTCGCAACCCAGTCTTGACGCCTATGGAAGGCTGTTTCGAGACAACCCTCTTGGGCGTTATCTCTTCAACAGCACCGTGGTCAGCCTGTTGGCTGTGGTGGCCAATCTGCTGTTTTGCTCCCTGGCTGCTTATCCCCTGGCGCGCATGCGCTTCACAGGGCGTGGATTGGTGCTGGGGCTTGTTGTCGCCACCATCCTGATCCCGTTTCAGGTGGTGATGATCCCCCTTTATCTGCTGATGGTGCAGCTGGGTTTGCGCAACACCCTGATGGCCCTCGTGATTCCGCAGGCCGCAACCGCCTTCGGCTTGTACCTACTCCGTCAGAGCTTTCTCGGGGTTCCAGCTGAGCTGGAGGAAGCCGCCCGCATGGATGGCTGCGGCAAGCTCGGCGAGTGGTGGAACGTGATGATCCCAGCTGCGCGAGCTGATCTGATCACCTTGGCCATGTTTGTGTTCATCGGAACCTGGAGCGATTTCCTCTGGCCACTTGTGATCCTGGATGATCCTCAGCTGTTCACACTGCCGTTGGGTCTGCAGCAGCTGGCCAGCAGTTTTTCCCTTGATTGGAGAATTGTGGCCGCAGGATCCGTGGTTTCAATCCTTCCCGTGCTGCTGCTGTTCATCCTTTTGCAGCGCTTCATTCTCCCCAGCGCCAGCGGCGATGCCGTCAAGGGCTGA
- a CDS encoding signal protein, translating to MRDRLWIIIPAAGFPFLLVLFIVLWQSLQQQNRTVQDLVKQLEELERVELRDREGNRELIEQQLGVLQTRQQTLQRQIRNLESWQRASGDRERALWNRLQAPFPANPDVDLPDNRDMEQPAPPEQP from the coding sequence ATGCGCGATCGGCTCTGGATCATCATCCCCGCAGCTGGATTTCCATTCCTGCTGGTGCTGTTCATTGTTCTCTGGCAGTCTCTGCAACAACAAAATCGCACCGTTCAGGATCTGGTGAAGCAGCTCGAGGAACTCGAACGTGTCGAGCTGCGTGACAGAGAAGGAAACCGCGAGCTGATTGAACAGCAGCTTGGTGTTCTGCAGACTCGACAACAAACGCTGCAGAGACAGATCAGAAATCTGGAGAGCTGGCAGCGTGCTTCAGGTGATCGGGAGCGGGCCCTCTGGAACAGGCTCCAGGCACCGTTCCCAGCCAATCCGGATGTCGACCTTCCAGACAACCGGGACATGGAGCAACCAGCACCACCCGAACAGCCCTGA
- a CDS encoding Nif11-like leader peptide family natural product precursor translates to MSSNGLVEWDCDHCTLLFMSLQDLDTLLQQRLEEQELAQRLSEPVSVETLIELGRERGLSITEDDVINAQLREDSAAPSAELQRRMADESRRLRHFIQG, encoded by the coding sequence ATGTCTAGCAATGGTCTGGTGGAATGGGATTGTGATCACTGCACGCTGCTGTTCATGTCTCTTCAGGATCTCGATACCCTTCTCCAGCAACGCCTTGAGGAGCAGGAGCTGGCGCAGCGCCTCTCAGAGCCGGTGTCTGTTGAAACCTTGATCGAGCTCGGCCGTGAGCGCGGCCTTTCAATTACCGAAGATGATGTGATCAACGCTCAGTTAAGAGAGGATTCCGCTGCTCCCTCTGCGGAGCTGCAAAGGCGTATGGCTGATGAGTCAAGACGCCTCAGGCATTTTATCCAGGGTTGA
- a CDS encoding MTH1187 family thiamine-binding protein, translating into MRVSVDLCLVPLGVGVSLGPSIALCQEVIKASGLEHQLGPDGTAIEGEWDDVFACVKACHARLHQEGVQRIHATLRVNTRIDRVQSFRDKVGSVKRLMT; encoded by the coding sequence ATGCGGGTAAGCGTTGATCTTTGTTTGGTTCCGCTTGGGGTTGGCGTGTCGCTAGGGCCTTCGATTGCTCTGTGTCAAGAGGTGATCAAGGCTTCCGGCCTTGAGCATCAGCTCGGCCCCGACGGCACGGCCATCGAAGGGGAGTGGGATGACGTCTTTGCTTGCGTAAAGGCCTGCCATGCGCGCTTGCATCAAGAGGGCGTGCAGCGGATTCATGCCACGCTTCGTGTCAATACACGGATTGATCGCGTTCAGTCGTTTCGCGACAAAGTGGGCAGTGTGAAACGCCTGATGACCTGA